A region of Myxococcus stipitatus DSM 14675 DNA encodes the following proteins:
- a CDS encoding anthranilate synthase component II yields the protein MILVIDNYDSFTFNLVQLFYTLGAEVKVVRNDALDLAGVEAQGASHLVISPGPCTPHEAGVSVAAIARSRVPVLGVCLGHQSIGAAFGGKVVRAPAPVHGKSAHIQHGGSGVFTGASPGFQAARYHSLVVEASSLPRELEATAWSQDGLIMALRHRERPVVGFQFHPESVLTPEGPTLVRNFLEGRL from the coding sequence GTGATTCTCGTCATCGACAACTACGACTCGTTCACCTTCAACCTCGTCCAGCTCTTCTACACGCTGGGCGCGGAGGTGAAGGTGGTGCGCAATGACGCGCTCGACCTGGCCGGAGTCGAAGCCCAGGGCGCCTCGCACCTGGTGATTTCGCCGGGGCCCTGTACTCCGCACGAGGCGGGCGTGAGCGTGGCCGCCATCGCGCGCTCTCGCGTGCCGGTGCTGGGCGTGTGCCTGGGACATCAGTCCATTGGCGCGGCGTTCGGGGGCAAGGTGGTGCGTGCTCCCGCGCCCGTGCATGGCAAGTCGGCGCACATCCAGCACGGGGGCTCGGGTGTGTTCACCGGGGCGAGCCCGGGGTTCCAGGCGGCGCGCTACCACTCGCTGGTGGTGGAGGCGTCGTCGCTGCCTCGGGAGCTGGAGGCCACCGCGTGGAGCCAGGATGGCCTCATCATGGCGCTGCGCCACCGCGAGCGGCCCGTCGTGGGGTTCCAGTTTCACCCTGAGAGTGTTCTGACCCCCGAGGGTCCGACGCTGGTCCGGAACTTCCTGGAGGGGCGACTCTGA
- a CDS encoding histidine phosphatase family protein, with protein MKTQGPRVVLVRHGETAWSRSGQHTGRTDVPLLEDGRKMAAMLSAPLRAWTFAQVWTSPLSRAFETCALSGYGDVALRSDDLMEWDYGDYEGRTRAEIQVENPGWTLWRDGVPHGETATQVGARADNVITRARAQTGDLLIFSHGHFLRVLASRWLGLPPTDGRLFLLSTGSISVLSFDGDAAQPAIAGWNDTTHLKD; from the coding sequence ATGAAAACGCAGGGCCCTCGAGTGGTGCTCGTCCGGCATGGGGAGACGGCCTGGAGCCGCAGTGGCCAGCACACGGGCCGCACGGACGTGCCGCTGCTGGAGGACGGGCGGAAGATGGCGGCGATGCTCTCCGCGCCGCTGCGCGCCTGGACCTTCGCCCAGGTGTGGACCAGCCCACTCAGCCGCGCATTCGAGACCTGTGCCCTCTCGGGCTACGGCGACGTGGCACTCCGGAGCGACGACCTCATGGAGTGGGACTACGGCGACTACGAGGGCCGCACGCGCGCGGAGATTCAGGTGGAGAACCCCGGCTGGACGCTCTGGAGGGACGGCGTTCCCCACGGCGAGACAGCAACGCAAGTCGGTGCTCGCGCGGACAACGTCATCACCCGCGCACGAGCACAGACGGGGGACCTCCTCATCTTCTCCCACGGCCACTTCCTCAGGGTGCTGGCGTCCCGGTGGCTGGGGCTGCCTCCCACCGATGGGCGCCTGTTCCTGCTGAGCACCGGCTCCATCAGCGTCCTGAGCTTCGACGGAGATGCCGCCCAGCCAGCCATCGCCGGCTGGAACGACACCACTCACTTGAAGGACTGA
- the trpB gene encoding tryptophan synthase subunit beta, which produces MNTQTAVGRFGRFGGRYVPETLVPALMELEEAYAAARADPTFDAEVAQVLREFVGRPTTLTPARRLTEAWGGAHVWLKREDLAHTGAHKINNTVGQVLLARRMGKKRIIAETGAGQHGVATATACALFGLPCEVFMGALDVERQALNVFRMRALGAVVRPVESGSRTLKDAMNEAMRTWVSQVSDTHYVIGSAAGPHPYPTVVRDFQAIIGRELRTQAQAAFGKLPDAIVACVGGGSNAIGVLHPFIGDTGVRLIGVEAGGHGLDSGQYGASLTLGTEGVLHGSRSLVLQDADGQIQEAHSISAGLDYPGVGPELAHLAKTGRMEVRTATDDEALASFYEVARLEGILPALETSHAFARGRELARELGAGKYLVINCSGRGDKDVATISARGVPPAVGVKP; this is translated from the coding sequence ATGAACACGCAGACCGCCGTCGGACGCTTCGGGCGTTTCGGCGGACGCTACGTGCCGGAGACGCTCGTCCCGGCACTGATGGAACTGGAAGAGGCCTACGCGGCTGCTCGCGCGGACCCGACGTTCGACGCGGAAGTGGCCCAGGTGCTCCGCGAGTTCGTGGGGCGCCCCACCACGCTGACCCCCGCCCGCCGTCTCACCGAGGCGTGGGGCGGCGCACACGTGTGGCTCAAGCGCGAGGACCTCGCGCACACGGGCGCGCACAAAATCAACAACACCGTGGGCCAGGTGCTGCTCGCGCGGCGCATGGGCAAGAAGCGCATCATCGCGGAGACGGGCGCGGGCCAGCACGGCGTCGCCACGGCCACCGCGTGCGCGCTCTTCGGCCTGCCCTGTGAAGTCTTCATGGGCGCGCTGGATGTGGAGCGACAGGCGCTCAACGTCTTCCGGATGCGAGCCCTCGGCGCCGTCGTGCGGCCGGTGGAGTCCGGCTCGAGGACGCTGAAGGACGCGATGAACGAGGCCATGCGGACCTGGGTCTCGCAAGTCTCGGACACGCACTACGTCATCGGCAGCGCGGCGGGTCCGCATCCGTACCCGACGGTGGTGCGCGACTTCCAGGCCATCATCGGCCGGGAGCTGCGCACACAAGCCCAGGCCGCGTTCGGCAAGCTGCCGGATGCGATTGTCGCGTGTGTCGGCGGTGGCTCCAACGCCATCGGCGTCCTGCATCCCTTCATCGGTGACACGGGTGTCCGCCTCATCGGCGTCGAGGCGGGGGGGCACGGATTGGACTCGGGCCAGTATGGCGCGTCGCTGACGCTGGGCACCGAGGGCGTGCTGCACGGTTCGCGTTCGCTCGTGCTCCAGGACGCGGATGGGCAGATCCAGGAGGCGCACAGCATCTCGGCGGGCCTGGACTACCCGGGTGTCGGCCCCGAGCTGGCGCACCTGGCGAAGACGGGACGCATGGAGGTCCGCACCGCCACGGACGACGAGGCGTTGGCCTCGTTCTACGAGGTGGCTCGACTGGAGGGCATCCTCCCCGCGCTTGAGACGTCACATGCCTTCGCGCGGGGACGGGAGCTGGCGCGCGAGCTGGGTGCGGGCAAGTACCTGGTCATCAACTGCTCGGGCCGAGGAGACAAGGACGTCGCGACGATTTCCGCGCGAGGCGTGCCGCCCGCGGTGGGGGTGAAGCCATGA
- a CDS encoding cytochrome c3 family protein, whose translation MSGPLFPRWTNTVSRLSAAALLAVPAIGIGGLMAYVRSPYVTGQQMPIEQPIEFDHRHHAGDEKIDCQYCHFSVDKSPSAGIPSTTVCMSCHAQVWNKSPYLTEVRKAFFADAPIQWVRVHNLPDFVYFNHSIHVNKGVGCASCHGRVDQMAAVEQFAPLTMAWCLECHRNPEPHLRPSEFITSMTWTPPADKTEAIALGEKLKAEYDVHSRTSCSTCHR comes from the coding sequence ATGAGCGGCCCTCTGTTTCCACGCTGGACGAACACGGTGTCTCGGCTCTCCGCCGCGGCGCTTCTTGCCGTGCCCGCCATCGGCATCGGCGGCCTCATGGCGTACGTACGGTCTCCGTACGTCACCGGCCAGCAGATGCCCATCGAGCAGCCGATCGAATTCGACCACCGCCATCACGCGGGTGACGAGAAGATCGACTGTCAGTACTGCCACTTCTCCGTGGACAAGTCGCCCTCAGCGGGCATCCCGTCCACGACAGTGTGCATGTCCTGCCACGCACAGGTCTGGAACAAGAGCCCGTACCTCACCGAGGTGCGCAAGGCCTTCTTCGCGGACGCGCCCATCCAGTGGGTGCGCGTCCACAACCTGCCCGACTTCGTCTACTTCAATCACTCCATCCACGTGAACAAGGGCGTCGGCTGCGCGAGCTGCCACGGCCGCGTGGACCAGATGGCCGCGGTGGAGCAGTTCGCGCCGCTCACCATGGCCTGGTGCCTGGAGTGCCACCGCAACCCCGAGCCGCACCTGCGGCCCTCGGAGTTCATCACGTCCATGACGTGGACTCCGCCCGCGGACAAGACCGAGGCCATCGCGCTCGGTGAGAAGCTGAAGGCTGAGTACGACGTCCACTCGCGCACGAGCTGCTCCACATGCCACCGATGA
- a CDS encoding TAT-variant-translocated molybdopterin oxidoreductase: MNTKRDGAPSQESSSFALPVVSDRPAAAPDAVGEALEHAATHANSSEHGYGQTYWRSLEEKLGTSEYMEETRPEFPAGADLPPTGFVRREFMQLLGASLALAGATACSTRPPDERLVPYTKTPPELTPGNPLHYASAMTLSGNTSGLLITAREGRPVKVEGNPEHPINQGAACTFEQAWLLSLYDPSRARVLRQGKTPRAQRTLSESISALVGKASTENGGKRVRFLTEANGSPTASDVRANISKKLPEARFVSAPSYQDTQAETLRAMFGGQAVSALYNFAQANVVLSLDADFLESCPGNLRHIRDFANRRDPRMGELNRLYMAEARFSITGGMADHRLRMKSQDVLGLAAAVAQAIGGSAASLAGAAASKSKLDAKHHNWVQAVAADLRAAGPGKSLVIAGERQPAAVHALAHAINDALGNRDQTVTYVQSPIAEASSTAAVRALVAEIDAGNVDTLVITAYNPVYTLPADVGLAKVLSKDHPHRAKLNVIYTGLYEDETSEHTDWFIPAAHPLETWSDGRAVDGTVAIAQPLIQPLFSGTPELELLGLFLDESPRPAYQMVRDYWQAQGGNAADFEARWESWVAQGIIENTQMAKVTTAPDFGAAGALVTGYTAPASGDLELNFILDYKVYDGRFGNNSWLQELPEPITKMTWDNAALISPDTAKEQKLAAGDLAELTYGSQKLTVPVWIVPGHADGTITIALGYGRNGLHEQVAKGVGFNVNPLRTSKALWFDGGATLTPVRGTHKFSLTQTHWRMEDRPIALDMTVTELFKPESLDEHARKQVEFTLHRVKGELKFGVQDNLPSFDYGKEQYKWGMAIDLTRCTGCSACVVACQAENNIPVVGKEQVARSREMNWLRIDRYFTGSESDPKMVMQPVGCVHCEKAPCEYVCPVNATVHSDEGLNDMVYNRCVGTRYCSNNCPYKVRRFNYLHYTSGKTATEKMLMNPDVTVRNRGVMEKCTYCVQRIERARIDARIQKHLIKEADLKTACQQTCAAQAIVFGSLNDKEQLVSKLHEDFRAYKLLHELGTRPRTAHLVRVRNPNTALEPAPAATKEGNH, encoded by the coding sequence ATGAACACGAAGCGCGACGGTGCCCCGTCGCAGGAATCCTCTTCCTTCGCGCTCCCGGTCGTCTCGGACCGGCCCGCCGCGGCTCCCGACGCTGTCGGTGAGGCGCTGGAGCACGCCGCGACCCACGCCAACTCCTCCGAGCACGGCTATGGCCAGACGTACTGGCGCAGCCTCGAGGAGAAGCTGGGCACCTCCGAATACATGGAGGAGACGCGCCCGGAGTTCCCCGCCGGTGCCGACCTGCCCCCCACGGGCTTCGTCCGCCGCGAGTTCATGCAGCTGCTCGGCGCGTCGCTGGCCCTGGCCGGCGCCACCGCGTGCAGCACCCGTCCTCCCGACGAGCGCCTGGTCCCGTACACCAAGACGCCGCCGGAGCTCACCCCGGGCAACCCGCTGCACTACGCGTCCGCGATGACGCTGTCCGGAAACACCTCCGGCCTGCTCATCACCGCCCGCGAGGGTCGCCCCGTGAAGGTGGAGGGCAACCCCGAGCACCCCATCAACCAGGGCGCCGCCTGCACCTTCGAGCAGGCGTGGCTCCTGTCGCTCTATGACCCCAGCCGCGCCCGCGTGCTGCGTCAGGGCAAGACGCCCCGCGCCCAGCGCACGCTGAGCGAGAGCATCTCCGCGCTGGTCGGCAAGGCCAGCACCGAGAACGGCGGCAAGCGCGTTCGCTTCCTCACGGAGGCCAACGGCTCGCCCACCGCGAGCGACGTGCGCGCCAACATCTCCAAGAAGCTGCCCGAGGCCCGCTTCGTCAGCGCCCCGTCCTACCAGGACACCCAGGCGGAGACGCTGCGCGCCATGTTCGGCGGCCAGGCCGTCTCGGCGCTCTACAACTTCGCGCAGGCGAACGTCGTCCTGTCGCTGGACGCGGACTTCCTGGAGAGCTGCCCGGGCAACCTGCGCCACATCCGCGACTTCGCCAACCGCCGCGACCCGCGCATGGGCGAGCTCAACCGCCTCTACATGGCGGAGGCCCGCTTCTCCATCACCGGCGGCATGGCGGACCACCGCCTGCGCATGAAGTCCCAGGACGTCCTGGGTCTCGCCGCCGCGGTGGCCCAGGCCATCGGTGGCAGCGCCGCGTCCCTCGCGGGCGCCGCGGCCTCCAAGTCGAAGCTGGACGCCAAGCACCACAACTGGGTGCAGGCCGTCGCCGCGGACCTTCGCGCCGCGGGCCCCGGCAAGTCGCTGGTCATCGCGGGTGAGCGTCAGCCGGCCGCGGTCCACGCGCTGGCCCACGCCATCAACGATGCGCTCGGCAACCGCGACCAGACCGTCACCTACGTCCAGTCCCCCATCGCCGAGGCCAGCAGCACGGCCGCCGTTCGCGCGCTGGTGGCGGAGATTGACGCGGGCAACGTCGACACCCTGGTCATCACCGCCTACAACCCGGTCTACACCCTGCCGGCCGACGTGGGCCTGGCCAAGGTGCTGAGCAAGGACCACCCGCACCGCGCCAAGCTGAACGTCATCTACACGGGCCTCTACGAGGACGAGACCAGCGAGCACACCGACTGGTTCATCCCCGCGGCGCACCCGCTGGAGACGTGGAGCGACGGTCGCGCGGTGGACGGCACGGTCGCCATCGCCCAGCCGCTCATCCAGCCGCTCTTCAGCGGCACGCCGGAGCTGGAGCTGCTCGGCCTGTTCCTGGACGAGTCCCCGCGCCCCGCCTACCAGATGGTGCGCGACTACTGGCAGGCCCAGGGCGGCAACGCGGCCGACTTCGAGGCCCGCTGGGAGTCCTGGGTCGCCCAGGGCATCATCGAGAACACCCAGATGGCGAAGGTCACCACGGCCCCGGACTTCGGCGCCGCCGGTGCGCTCGTCACGGGCTACACGGCCCCGGCCTCGGGTGACCTCGAGCTGAACTTCATCCTGGACTACAAGGTCTACGATGGCCGCTTCGGCAACAACTCCTGGCTGCAGGAGCTGCCCGAGCCCATCACCAAGATGACGTGGGACAACGCCGCCCTGATTTCTCCGGACACGGCGAAGGAGCAGAAGCTCGCCGCTGGGGACCTGGCGGAGCTGACCTACGGTAGCCAGAAGCTCACGGTCCCGGTGTGGATCGTCCCCGGCCACGCGGACGGCACCATCACCATCGCGCTGGGCTACGGCCGCAACGGCCTGCACGAGCAGGTCGCCAAGGGCGTGGGCTTCAACGTCAACCCGCTGCGCACCAGCAAGGCGCTCTGGTTCGACGGCGGCGCGACGCTCACCCCCGTGCGCGGCACCCACAAGTTCAGCCTGACCCAGACGCACTGGCGGATGGAAGACCGCCCCATCGCGCTGGACATGACGGTGACGGAGCTCTTCAAGCCCGAGTCGCTGGACGAGCACGCGCGCAAGCAGGTCGAGTTCACGCTCCACCGCGTCAAGGGCGAGCTCAAGTTCGGCGTCCAGGACAACCTGCCGTCCTTCGACTACGGCAAGGAGCAGTACAAGTGGGGCATGGCCATTGACCTCACCCGCTGCACGGGCTGCAGCGCGTGCGTGGTGGCCTGCCAGGCGGAGAACAACATCCCCGTCGTCGGCAAGGAGCAGGTCGCCCGCAGCCGCGAGATGAACTGGCTGCGCATCGACCGCTACTTCACGGGCAGCGAGAGCGACCCGAAGATGGTGATGCAGCCCGTCGGCTGCGTGCACTGCGAGAAGGCCCCCTGCGAGTACGTGTGCCCGGTGAACGCCACCGTGCACTCGGACGAGGGCCTGAACGACATGGTGTACAACCGCTGCGTCGGGACCCGGTACTGCTCCAACAACTGCCCCTACAAGGTCCGCCGCTTCAACTACCTGCACTACACCTCGGGCAAGACGGCCACCGAGAAGATGCTGATGAACCCGGACGTCACGGTGCGCAACCGCGGCGTCATGGAGAAGTGCACGTACTGCGTGCAGCGCATCGAGCGCGCCCGCATCGACGCGCGCATCCAGAAGCACCTCATCAAGGAAGCGGACCTCAAGACGGCGTGCCAGCAGACGTGCGCTGCCCAGGCCATCGTCTTCGGCTCCCTGAACGACAAGGAGCAGCTCGTCAGCAAGCTCCACGAGGACTTCCGCGCCTACAAGCTGCTGCATGAGCTGGGCACGCGTCCCCGCACCGCGCACCTCGTCCGCGTGCGCAACCCGAATACCGCCCTCGAGCCGGCCCCCGCCGCGACGAAGGAAGGGAACCACTAG
- a CDS encoding HNH endonuclease, with protein sequence MSDSKRRRILAIIATDTTFERTEHRGREAWLGKCLHCNAHLVVGTDGEPISRATIEHILPRTAGGTDALENLGLACARCNQGKGSRHDRNYPRDARARELVERLQARRAERWRTPEDADSE encoded by the coding sequence GTGAGCGACTCCAAGCGCCGCAGGATTCTGGCCATCATCGCCACGGACACCACCTTCGAGCGCACCGAGCATCGGGGCCGCGAGGCGTGGTTGGGCAAGTGCCTGCACTGCAACGCCCACCTGGTGGTCGGCACGGACGGCGAGCCCATCAGCCGGGCCACCATCGAACACATCCTCCCGCGAACCGCCGGCGGCACCGACGCCTTGGAGAACCTCGGCCTGGCCTGTGCCCGGTGCAACCAGGGCAAGGGCAGCCGGCATGACCGCAACTATCCCCGCGACGCCCGCGCCCGCGAGCTGGTGGAGCGACTCCAGGCCCGCCGCGCCGAACGTTGGCGGACGCCGGAGGACGCGGACTCCGAGTGA
- a CDS encoding phosphoribosylanthranilate isomerase: protein MSVRVKVCGVTRVEDARAAWEAGVDALGLNFYPRSPRCVTLETARVLARTRPPLGAVIGVFVNASPDDIRAAVKECGLTAVQLHGDEPPEACTGYGVPVIKALRVQGAEDVTRARAYLGVGDVAGLLLDGAAPGYGGGGVGFDWSLVAGLSGSGVPVLVAGGLKPSNVAEAVRATRPYGVDVASGVESAPGIKDMDAVRAFVRAAKSINLWE from the coding sequence ATGAGTGTTCGCGTGAAGGTGTGTGGGGTTACCCGTGTGGAGGATGCGCGGGCCGCGTGGGAGGCGGGTGTGGATGCGCTCGGCCTCAACTTCTACCCGCGCTCTCCTCGATGCGTGACGTTGGAGACGGCCCGGGTGCTCGCGCGCACGCGGCCACCGCTGGGCGCGGTGATAGGCGTGTTCGTCAATGCCTCACCGGACGACATCCGCGCGGCCGTGAAGGAGTGTGGACTCACGGCCGTGCAGCTCCACGGAGACGAGCCCCCGGAGGCCTGCACGGGGTACGGCGTGCCCGTCATCAAGGCGCTGCGCGTGCAGGGTGCGGAGGACGTGACTCGCGCACGGGCCTACCTGGGTGTGGGCGACGTTGCGGGGCTGCTGCTCGATGGGGCGGCGCCCGGCTACGGCGGAGGGGGCGTGGGCTTCGACTGGTCGCTGGTCGCGGGACTGTCGGGCAGCGGTGTGCCGGTGTTGGTGGCTGGAGGGCTCAAGCCCTCGAACGTGGCGGAGGCAGTGCGCGCGACGCGGCCGTATGGAGTGGACGTGGCCAGCGGGGTGGAGTCGGCCCCCGGCATCAAAGACATGGATGCGGTGCGCGCCTTCGTGCGAGCCGCGAAGTCCATCAACCTCTGGGAGTGA
- the trpA gene encoding tryptophan synthase subunit alpha → MSGAIAKAFARAKARGEGALVAYGMAGDPDLPRSVDVFAAMVEGGADIVEVGVAFSDPIADGPVIQGAAERALKAGSTLKRVLDEVVPELHRRCPETPLVIMTYVNVIMAMGEERFAKRARERGISGAILPDLPPEESGSLRATFDAAGVDLIPLCAPTTPPARAEAIAKDARGFVYCVSVAGVTGMRAELPADLSQRLELVRKASPVPVVAGFGISTAEQARTLSAHADGVVVGSALVRAAHTEGPQAARALCAEIKRGLKR, encoded by the coding sequence ATGAGCGGAGCGATTGCGAAGGCCTTCGCCCGGGCCAAGGCGCGCGGCGAGGGAGCACTGGTTGCCTACGGCATGGCGGGAGACCCGGACCTGCCGCGCTCGGTGGACGTGTTCGCCGCGATGGTGGAGGGCGGCGCGGACATCGTGGAGGTGGGCGTGGCGTTCAGCGACCCCATCGCCGACGGCCCCGTCATCCAAGGCGCCGCCGAGCGAGCGCTGAAGGCGGGCTCCACGTTGAAGCGCGTGTTGGACGAAGTGGTGCCGGAGCTGCATCGGCGCTGCCCGGAGACGCCGCTGGTCATCATGACGTACGTCAACGTCATCATGGCGATGGGCGAGGAGCGCTTCGCGAAGCGGGCGCGTGAGCGCGGCATCTCGGGTGCCATCCTTCCGGACCTTCCTCCCGAGGAGAGCGGAAGCCTGCGCGCCACGTTCGACGCGGCGGGGGTGGACCTGATTCCGCTGTGTGCCCCCACGACGCCGCCGGCTCGCGCGGAGGCCATCGCGAAGGACGCGCGAGGCTTCGTCTACTGCGTGTCCGTTGCGGGCGTCACCGGCATGCGCGCGGAGCTGCCCGCGGACTTGTCTCAGCGGCTGGAGCTGGTGCGCAAGGCCTCGCCGGTGCCCGTGGTGGCCGGGTTCGGCATCTCCACCGCCGAGCAGGCGCGCACCTTGTCGGCGCATGCGGACGGCGTGGTGGTGGGAAGTGCCCTCGTGCGAGCCGCGCACACGGAGGGCCCACAAGCCGCCCGAGCGCTCTGCGCTGAAATCAAGCGCGGGCTGAAGCGCTGA
- a CDS encoding anthranilate synthase component I family protein has protein sequence MDAQERKAAYRRLAEQGQAVPVSVELPADLDTPLSAYLKLGGGSRGFILESCYGGERFGRYSHVGAHAAGRVRLDSRGATVWRGSHEERREGKPLEVLRGLWRELAVARLPGEAPFLGGLVGYMDYNCVSWVEPTVPDRHPRDTSFPDSEWLVCEDFVTHDSRTGTLKVTAIARPSLHASVAASLKDAEDRARAMADRLLQPLPPEAYAPSPRMKGAGDPVACWDRAGYEAAVERAQEYIRAGDIFQVVLARRFESRGAPPPLSLYRALRRVNPSPYLFLVELGEARALVGASPELLVQVRDGDVVVRPIAGTRRRGASEAEDLALEKELLADEKERAEHIMLVDLGRNDVGRVAAPGSVRVEDLMVIERYSHVMHIVSQVRGKLDSKFDALDALASTFPAGTVSGAPKIRAMQIIDELEVQRRGPYSGAVGYLSFCGTLDVAIALRTFFVDGDRTMWTAGAGLVADSVPSKEADETEAKAGAMAAALRLAREGGGR, from the coding sequence ATGGATGCACAGGAGCGGAAGGCAGCCTATCGCCGGCTCGCGGAGCAGGGTCAGGCGGTCCCGGTGTCGGTGGAGTTGCCGGCGGACCTGGACACGCCGCTGTCGGCGTATCTGAAGCTGGGCGGAGGCTCGCGCGGCTTCATTCTGGAGTCGTGCTACGGCGGCGAGCGCTTCGGGCGCTACAGCCACGTGGGCGCGCATGCCGCGGGGCGGGTCCGGTTGGATTCGCGCGGCGCCACCGTGTGGCGTGGCTCACACGAGGAGCGCCGGGAGGGCAAGCCGCTGGAGGTCCTGCGGGGCTTGTGGCGCGAGCTCGCCGTGGCGCGGCTGCCGGGCGAGGCCCCGTTCCTGGGGGGGCTGGTCGGGTACATGGATTACAACTGTGTCTCCTGGGTGGAGCCCACCGTCCCGGACCGTCATCCGCGTGACACGTCGTTCCCCGATTCCGAGTGGCTGGTGTGCGAGGACTTCGTCACCCACGACTCCCGCACCGGCACGCTCAAGGTCACCGCCATCGCCAGGCCCTCGCTGCACGCCAGCGTGGCGGCCTCGTTGAAGGACGCGGAGGACCGGGCGCGGGCCATGGCGGACCGGCTGCTCCAGCCGCTGCCGCCGGAGGCGTATGCCCCCTCGCCGCGCATGAAGGGCGCGGGGGACCCGGTGGCCTGCTGGGACCGCGCTGGCTACGAGGCCGCGGTGGAGCGCGCGCAGGAGTACATCCGCGCGGGCGACATCTTCCAGGTGGTGCTCGCGCGGCGGTTCGAGTCGCGGGGCGCGCCGCCTCCGTTGTCGCTCTATCGCGCGCTGCGGCGGGTGAACCCCTCGCCCTATCTGTTCCTGGTGGAGCTGGGAGAGGCGCGCGCGCTGGTGGGCGCGTCTCCCGAGCTGTTGGTTCAGGTGCGCGACGGCGACGTGGTGGTGCGGCCCATCGCCGGCACGCGGCGGCGCGGCGCTTCCGAGGCCGAGGACCTGGCCCTGGAGAAGGAGCTGCTCGCCGACGAGAAGGAGCGCGCCGAGCACATCATGCTGGTGGACCTGGGCCGCAATGACGTGGGGCGCGTGGCGGCGCCGGGCTCGGTGCGCGTGGAGGACCTGATGGTCATCGAGCGCTACAGCCACGTGATGCACATCGTCTCGCAGGTGCGCGGGAAGCTGGACTCGAAGTTCGATGCGCTCGACGCGCTGGCCAGCACCTTCCCCGCGGGCACCGTGTCCGGGGCTCCCAAGATTCGCGCGATGCAGATCATCGACGAGCTGGAGGTGCAGCGGCGCGGGCCGTACTCGGGCGCGGTGGGCTACCTGTCCTTCTGCGGCACGCTGGACGTGGCCATCGCCCTGCGCACGTTCTTCGTCGATGGAGACCGGACCATGTGGACCGCGGGCGCGGGACTGGTGGCGGACTCCGTGCCGTCGAAGGAAGCGGATGAGACGGAGGCCAAGGCGGGCGCCATGGCCGCCGCGCTGCGATTGGCTCGCGAGGGAGGTGGCCGGTGA